From Enterococcus mundtii, the proteins below share one genomic window:
- a CDS encoding pectate lyase-like adhesive domain-containing protein — protein sequence MKKIMQLNLVFFLGGIIGLLFVRSTTSEATMHDFQTNLGIGVKESVNGILLEDGESLADNVHHFISEDGAYYVVNKENRKTVEVRTWYQFRNAINDQNVSVINVSASFNTTFHSLDTIDRPLTINFINAARIDLENNHALKLAKHSTLEIKANAKSPIFVSQNQLKQPFIQSSYGSTIRLEGEVVIGDGSTELREQPFIRTEGLIEVPSGSNVRIYEAIEANDLFVINYGRLELRAHEITPIKMGINGTIRVGEFSSLKVTHGGSHSVIKMTGGEIFFDNPYSIHLKQTGFGGLVAPLIDSSAVLMEINAVRNAFWENYNMSFRPTHVWNSQLQTRLGGPHGSQVLRSNSVSFENHFLGFDSYREYTAGMEMPLFPDTFPE from the coding sequence ATGAAAAAAATTATGCAGCTCAATTTGGTATTTTTTTTAGGAGGAATAATAGGCTTACTCTTTGTACGTTCAACAACAAGTGAAGCGACAATGCATGATTTCCAAACAAATCTTGGAATCGGAGTGAAAGAATCGGTCAATGGGATTTTACTGGAAGATGGTGAATCATTAGCCGATAACGTCCATCATTTTATCAGTGAAGATGGGGCGTACTATGTCGTAAACAAGGAAAATCGTAAAACAGTGGAGGTAAGAACGTGGTACCAATTTCGAAATGCTATCAATGATCAAAATGTCAGCGTTATCAATGTGTCAGCTAGCTTCAATACGACCTTTCATTCGTTGGATACGATTGATCGCCCATTGACGATCAATTTTATCAATGCTGCTCGTATAGATTTAGAAAATAATCATGCACTCAAGCTGGCAAAGCATTCTACTTTAGAAATCAAAGCGAACGCCAAGTCGCCTATATTTGTTAGTCAAAATCAATTAAAGCAACCATTTATCCAAAGTTCTTATGGGAGTACGATTCGTCTAGAAGGTGAGGTGGTCATCGGAGATGGTTCAACTGAACTGAGAGAGCAACCTTTTATTCGAACAGAAGGATTGATCGAGGTTCCGTCTGGCTCCAATGTAAGGATATATGAAGCAATCGAAGCAAATGATTTATTTGTGATCAACTATGGTCGTTTAGAATTACGCGCACATGAAATCACCCCCATAAAAATGGGGATCAATGGGACGATTAGAGTCGGTGAATTTTCTTCGTTAAAAGTGACGCATGGGGGGAGTCATTCAGTGATCAAAATGACTGGCGGGGAGATTTTTTTTGATAATCCGTACAGTATACATTTAAAACAGACTGGCTTCGGTGGGCTTGTCGCTCCATTGATCGATTCTTCTGCCGTACTCATGGAAATCAATGCCGTGAGAAACGCTTTTTGGGAGAATTATAATATGAGTTTTCGTCCCACCCATGTTTGGAATAGTCAATTACAGACACGACTGGGTGGCCCCCATGGTTCGCAAGTTCTTCGTTCAAATTCAGTTAGTTTTGAAAATCATTTTTTAGGATTTGATTCTTATCGAGAATATACTGCTGGAATGGAGATGCCATTATTTCCTGATACATTCCCGGAGTAA
- a CDS encoding helix-turn-helix domain-containing protein: MKTFQLNFITNKPLIRWLQILNEFEKNACCNANDLAILTESTSRTIGKDICQIRDYFEDSITIESTHQGYVFKQLKLVTYEEKKTALLENEPLFLILEKIFFAELYTLDDWSDQLHLSKTTLLKYLKKIQSQLVHFDLDITHDPVNIIGQEADIRHFFCTFFYESEITPHTIFPSVSAQQAVNEISCLYKNDFYRNTSFFLYTYLLYISVERFMQGNTVNVNNHLRCVLTDRMQQVHAEKINDVIEKYYGIRLPEDELIFLFCSIITQRKMSDIIVEKQFCSTYNQWPESKRLAKEFLEILDCSDENKLVNLIFLESFFTTAKLKEYLCISANRNTQDINRFIKKIFPNECRKYQYFLENSSAYHSLYSHDFLVDFASSLVIYVETIRERYWKNKKNIAFLFEGNNHVIQFIEAISNKYFMEYQCVFYPNASEVNKNYLLKNKIDFLITNHPEHVEEFQEVTECILFRSIPSASDWNRLLEKINPKIINQYFLADKTSFPSSICE; this comes from the coding sequence TTGAAAACATTCCAACTGAATTTCATTACCAATAAACCACTGATACGATGGCTTCAAATCCTCAATGAATTTGAAAAGAATGCTTGTTGCAACGCGAATGACTTAGCAATACTTACTGAGAGCACTTCTAGAACAATTGGTAAAGATATCTGTCAGATCCGAGATTATTTTGAAGATTCGATCACGATTGAATCTACCCATCAGGGGTATGTATTCAAACAATTAAAATTAGTTACTTACGAAGAGAAAAAAACTGCTTTACTTGAGAACGAGCCACTTTTTTTAATTCTTGAGAAAATTTTTTTTGCTGAATTATATACCCTTGACGATTGGTCCGATCAGTTACATCTCTCTAAAACGACCCTCTTGAAATACCTCAAAAAAATCCAATCACAGTTAGTTCATTTTGATTTGGATATCACGCATGATCCCGTAAATATCATTGGTCAAGAAGCAGATATACGACATTTTTTTTGCACGTTCTTTTATGAATCTGAAATCACTCCGCACACCATCTTCCCTTCTGTTTCCGCTCAGCAAGCGGTGAATGAAATCAGTTGTCTGTATAAGAATGACTTCTATCGAAATACCTCATTTTTCTTATACACTTACTTACTTTATATCTCGGTTGAGCGATTCATGCAGGGAAATACTGTGAACGTAAATAACCACTTACGCTGTGTCCTGACTGATCGGATGCAACAAGTACATGCCGAAAAAATAAATGACGTAATTGAAAAATATTACGGCATCCGTTTGCCTGAAGATGAACTGATTTTCTTATTCTGTAGCATTATTACACAGAGAAAAATGAGTGATATCATTGTTGAAAAACAATTTTGTTCAACATACAATCAGTGGCCAGAAAGCAAACGACTTGCAAAAGAGTTTCTAGAGATATTAGACTGTAGCGATGAAAATAAGCTCGTCAATCTGATCTTTTTAGAATCTTTTTTTACAACCGCGAAACTGAAAGAATATTTGTGCATTTCTGCTAATCGAAATACGCAAGATATCAATCGATTTATTAAAAAAATCTTCCCGAATGAGTGTCGTAAGTACCAATATTTTCTAGAAAACAGCTCGGCTTATCATTCGCTATACTCTCATGACTTTTTAGTAGATTTCGCTTCTAGCCTAGTGATCTACGTTGAAACCATTCGAGAACGCTACTGGAAAAACAAAAAAAATATTGCCTTTCTTTTTGAAGGCAATAATCATGTCATACAGTTCATTGAAGCCATATCGAATAAATATTTTATGGAATATCAATGTGTGTTCTATCCAAACGCTAGTGAAGTAAACAAGAACTATCTTCTTAAAAACAAGATAGATTTTTTGATCACTAATCATCCTGAACATGTAGAAGAATTCCAAGAAGTAACAGAATGTATTCTTTTTCGGTCTATTCCTTCTGCTTCTGATTGGAATCGCTTACTCGAAAAAATCAATCCGAAAATCATCAATCAATATTTTTTAGCTGACAAAACGAGCTTTCCCTCATCCATATGCGAATGA